The nucleotide sequence CAAGCCTTTTCCGGGCAGGTACGAATAATGAATTGGCGATATCGTAGTGAGCGCCAATGTGGTGGGTAAGAAGTCCACCGAATTCAGGGATGATAACGCAATCGTGCTCAAAAAGCAATTTACGGATGTACTTATCAACTGTAACCATAGCTTCGTTAGTTTAACACGACTTTAACTAAACGAAGTTAGAAAGAAAAAGACAATCCTCCAATAAAGTTAAGTCCCTGCTGGGGATAATACTGATAGCGGGAATATTGTTTTCCCAAGATGTTGTTTAATGAAACAAACACCGAGAAGTTACTGGTTAACAGATAGTCAATCTTAATATTAAGATCAATTATGGTGGGTAGTTTTGTGACTATTCCAGTTTGGAAATTTTTCGCTTTTAGCCCTGCCACTGTATACAAATCCGAAGTAATGAACAGTTTATCCTGAATAGTGAGTGCATTAAACCAGTTTAAGGAAAATGTGGGTCGATGCCATGCTTGTTCAAGTAGTCTCAGGTTATAGTTATAAAAGTTTGCTTTAAGTGAAGTTTTAAACATGTCATTAGCCATGTAGCCTACCTGTCCCGACACTGTAAGTACATTAGTTGCGTCCGCATCGTAGAGTACCGAGAACTTAGAAGTATCAGCCAAAGCATTATTGAAAACATAGAAGTTGCGGTATTTGGCATACGAGACCCTACCCTCAAAGTTGAATCCTTCGGCGTTTTCGCCCTTGAAACCCGCATAGATATCGGCTTTCTTTTCGGTGTTGGCAATCAATACATCGGGAGCGAGCCAGAGATTTTCATTCAACAAGCTACGAAGTGTATTCCGGACCACATCCCCATCATACCCAGCAAACACATGCAATCCGGCCACAGGTACCACGTCGAGATTAACAACTGGATAGGCTTTGGTACGGTTTACATCCAGAACATTGTCAGTCTCGTTAACAACGTTAACGCCTCCTGTTATCGAGAACAGATTTGATACGTACTTAAAGCTGGGTTTTACTCTAAACAGATTTCTATTGTAAGTTTGGGCATCGACCCGTTGTGAAACAAAGGCCCCGGCTTCAACCAGTGCGTAGATATTTTCTGCCACGGGCAGGGAAGCCTGAATTGTAGTACCCCAATCTACCTCGGAGGCGCTATACCTATCCTTGATCGAATACAGGCTTGTCTTTACTGAATAGTCTATTAGAGAATTAGCTTCGGTATTTTCAAATCCGAGTTGAACCCCAAACAAATTTGTGGTTTGCCGGATCGTATCCCGGTCTACTTCAACGCCATCAGGCTGGGGTTGGTAGCCGTAGAAATAGTAATTCTTTCGGTTATAATCGATCTGCCCATCAATCTTAAAGGCATTTCGCAGATACTTTCCACCTAGCTGGATGTCAGTATTGGCATTGGCTGAATTTTTGCCATAACGAGGTCCACTTGATGCAGAAAGATTTTTCAAATGGGCCGTAAATACCAAATCTTCGGAGGGTCGCGTACTCACAAATCCCTCTCCCAGAAAGCGACCATAATTGCCAGCTCCTATCTTAATGTAATTATTGAGTCCTTCAGGAAGTTCCTGCCGGGTTTTCTCATCCGATGACATTACCGCCACGGGTGTCAGCTTGGGAGATGCTAGGTTGATATTGGGATCTACGAACTGATACTTTACTTTTTTATCCTCGGCTTTGGCCTGAACAGGTTGTACTTTATCAAACAATCGATTGGCCGGGGGAAATTCGATACTTTTTTCCTTGACAATTTCGTAGGTCTGGCTTTCTATCTCGCCTCGCTGGGCCTTGGCCTGGAAAATAATCAGGCCTGTTCCCGCTATAGCAACACTAAACCGAATAAATGGACGGATATTCATATGGAACTGGAATTTTAACGGGGGAGATTTATTTTGATTCGATTTCGGTCAATTTTAGCTTAGCTAGGCTGACAGCTTCCGCATCTTCCGAATTCTCAATGATGGATTGCAAGGTAGCTCGTGCCTGAGCTTTTTCGTTCATGCCCATGTACACATCGGCCAGAAGTATGAACGAACGAACACGCCAGAAATCAATTCCTTCAAATTGCTTGCTTAGTTCAAAAATAGTTGCCTCAGCTTCAGTGTACTTTTTCTCTTTGAATTGAATCATCGCGATCCAGTACTTGGCTTCTGCCCCGTATTCATCCTTATTTGCTTGCGCCACTTTTTTAAATTCTTCAATCGCCTTGGTGTAATCGCCCCGATCATAGGGTACCTTTCCCATATACAACTGGGCTTTCCCGATTCCACCGGGCACTACATTGCCAATATTGATGACTTCCCGTGCATAAGCTAATGTCGAGTCGTAATTCTTTAAGGCGTAATAGGTATCCATCAGGCCAATCCAGGCTGTTGTCTGTTCTTTTTTATTCTCAGCATTTTTAAGGAGTACCTTAAAGTTCGAAACTGCATTGGAGAAATTACCGCGTGAAATTTCCAGTTCGGCCGATTTCTGAGCAGCCGCAGCCACATAGGTCGACCTATTTTCCTGGACCACCATCGAATAGTACTGCAATGCATCCTGTGTTTCACCAGCCTTATCATAGGAAGCACCCAGGAAATATTTGGCGTCATACTGATTTTTGCTCTGAGGGTAGCTTTCAAGGTACTCGAGCAGTGCTTTTATTGCCTGGGTATACTTTTCGGCATAGAACAGATTGCGGGCGTTGTCAAACTCTACATCGTCGAGTTTCGTATTACCAGGATTGTTTTTTCTAACCATCCCAAGTACCTGAGTAAATTCTTCCGGACGTCCTACTGCATTGTAGCTCTCCTGAATTCCTTCCAGAGCACTACTTGCGGACGGGGAAGCAGGGTACTCCTGCAGGATGCGCTTAAAATCATTAATGGCCTGCTCATACACCTGGATATTATAATACGATTGTGCCCGCCGTAGCAATGCAGCCGGTATCAGGTAGCTTTTGGGTTTTTCATTGATAAGTCGGGTAAACGAACGTACTGCCGGTTGGAAGGCATCATTCTGAAAGTCAATATCGGCCATTTGAAACATGGCATCATCCACATAGCGTGATCCAGGAAACTGGCTGATCAGCAATTCAAACTGCCGCTTGGCGTCGGTTTCGCGGTTCATGTACACGAAAGCCCGGCCCTTTTGGAACAATGAATAGTCCTTGTCCACCCGTCCGTTGACAGTCACTTTTTCATACGTATTGATGGCAGAAGTGTAATCTTTCTGAGCCAGATAGCTATCAGCCAACCGGACGTAGGCATCCTCGATCATCTGAGCCTCGATTCCGGTAGTATTTGCCGTAAAATCCTTAAAGTACCCCAACGCCTGACTGTATTTTTTTTGATTGTAATACGCATACCCCAGCGCATAAAGGCTTTTCCGGCGGTATAAATCAGCAGTGGTTGATTTAGTCAACTGGATATAGATCGGGATAGCCTCGTCGTACTTTTGTTGAGCCGAGTACGCTTCCGCCTTTTGGTAGGTAGCGGCAATAAACAGATTTTCATCAACGGGGTAGCGCAACGACTTATTAAAGTCCTCAATAGCAGCCGGGTATTTTTCGGCATTGAAGTTACTCACCCCCTGATTATACGTCAGGCGCTGATAGGTTGCGTTGATTATAGGGGTACGGTTTTTGAGTTTTTCAATATAGGTAATTGCTCCTGCATTATTACTTGCGCCTGAGTACGCTTCCGCAATCAGTTGGGTCGTCTCCTCTTCTTTTTTATTACCGGGATACTTGGCCAAAAAATCGTTAAACTCCTTAATGGCCTCATTATTGTTTCCTAATTCCAGCTGTACTTTGGCATGATTGAACAAAGCTTCTTCCTGTACTACTGGATTAAAGGCCAAACGGCCTGCATTATCAAAAGCCGTCAATGCAAAAGACGGATTATTGGTTTGCAGATAACTGATACCTACCAGGTAGGAAGCATACTGCGCTACCGAATCTTTTCCGGGGGCGATATTCTTCATAGTTTCGATAGCTCCCGCAAAATTCTCATTCCGAAACTGTGTATGACCATAATGCAGGGCAACGGTCGGTGGCAATGCACCGGGTTTCATTCGTTTGTAGCGTTCGTATGCGGTGGAAGCAGCCTTAAAATCTCCCTTTTCGTATTGTACCTCCGCCACATAAAGAGCCACATCATCCAGATTGTTATTGCCCCGTTGCTGGCTCAGCAGACGCTCGCCATAGGTGAGGAGTTGATCGAAATCCTTTAACTGGTACAGCGAGGAAACTATCCAATTGGGTGCCTCATTTTTGTAATATGGGTTATTTTCAATTCTAAGAAAATCCTCATAAGCCTCCCGGTAGTTATTCTTCTTGTAGTTGATCACCCCCGCAAAATAGGATGCATCGGCCGCATTGGGTGAAGTATTATCTTTCTTTACCTGGTTCAGGTAGGTCAATGCCTGATCGAATTTCTGTGTATTGTAGTAAGACATACCCAGACGGTACGTACTTTCAAGTTGCTTGTTATAGTTGCCCGTCGACTCAATAGCTTTTTCAAGGTACCCTATTGCTTTTTCGTATTCCCCGCCTTCATAGTAGTATTTCCCAAGATCAGCATAAATAAGTTGGGCTTTAGGATGCTCTGCATGGTTCCGAACAAAACGGTCTACCTGAACTTCGGCTTCAGGATAATTAAGGTAAAGGCCCGTCACAGCGATGAAATATTCCGCCGTTACCGCATTGTAGTCACTGGTGGACAGAAGTTTATCCTGATTTTTCAAGAATTCAGTAAATTCCTTTCGGGCGGCCACGAAATTAGATTTTTCGTAGTATTCAAGTCCATTACGGAAATGGGCCTCCGGTTCAGTATAGCCCATGGTGTTCTGACTATAACTGTACAAATGGCCCATCCAAATGAAAAGTCCAGTTAAAAATAGACTACGCTTTAAGAACATAGAGTTGACGTTGATGATAAAATGAAGATTGGATCAAAATTAGGACTTGTCAGGTAGTATTCAAATGCTCCTACCTCAAAACTAGCTCTACAAGGCTTGCTATTTAACGCTTTGGAATCAAAATACGTATGAGAT is from Salmonirosea aquatica and encodes:
- a CDS encoding TonB-dependent receptor yields the protein MFDKVQPVQAKAEDKKVKYQFVDPNINLASPKLTPVAVMSSDEKTRQELPEGLNNYIKIGAGNYGRFLGEGFVSTRPSEDLVFTAHLKNLSASSGPRYGKNSANANTDIQLGGKYLRNAFKIDGQIDYNRKNYYFYGYQPQPDGVEVDRDTIRQTTNLFGVQLGFENTEANSLIDYSVKTSLYSIKDRYSASEVDWGTTIQASLPVAENIYALVEAGAFVSQRVDAQTYNRNLFRVKPSFKYVSNLFSITGGVNVVNETDNVLDVNRTKAYPVVNLDVVPVAGLHVFAGYDGDVVRNTLRSLLNENLWLAPDVLIANTEKKADIYAGFKGENAEGFNFEGRVSYAKYRNFYVFNNALADTSKFSVLYDADATNVLTVSGQVGYMANDMFKTSLKANFYNYNLRLLEQAWHRPTFSLNWFNALTIQDKLFITSDLYTVAGLKAKNFQTGIVTKLPTIIDLNIKIDYLLTSNFSVFVSLNNILGKQYSRYQYYPQQGLNFIGGLSFSF
- a CDS encoding tetratricopeptide repeat protein; amino-acid sequence: MFLKRSLFLTGLFIWMGHLYSYSQNTMGYTEPEAHFRNGLEYYEKSNFVAARKEFTEFLKNQDKLLSTSDYNAVTAEYFIAVTGLYLNYPEAEVQVDRFVRNHAEHPKAQLIYADLGKYYYEGGEYEKAIGYLEKAIESTGNYNKQLESTYRLGMSYYNTQKFDQALTYLNQVKKDNTSPNAADASYFAGVINYKKNNYREAYEDFLRIENNPYYKNEAPNWIVSSLYQLKDFDQLLTYGERLLSQQRGNNNLDDVALYVAEVQYEKGDFKAASTAYERYKRMKPGALPPTVALHYGHTQFRNENFAGAIETMKNIAPGKDSVAQYASYLVGISYLQTNNPSFALTAFDNAGRLAFNPVVQEEALFNHAKVQLELGNNNEAIKEFNDFLAKYPGNKKEEETTQLIAEAYSGASNNAGAITYIEKLKNRTPIINATYQRLTYNQGVSNFNAEKYPAAIEDFNKSLRYPVDENLFIAATYQKAEAYSAQQKYDEAIPIYIQLTKSTTADLYRRKSLYALGYAYYNQKKYSQALGYFKDFTANTTGIEAQMIEDAYVRLADSYLAQKDYTSAINTYEKVTVNGRVDKDYSLFQKGRAFVYMNRETDAKRQFELLISQFPGSRYVDDAMFQMADIDFQNDAFQPAVRSFTRLINEKPKSYLIPAALLRRAQSYYNIQVYEQAINDFKRILQEYPASPSASSALEGIQESYNAVGRPEEFTQVLGMVRKNNPGNTKLDDVEFDNARNLFYAEKYTQAIKALLEYLESYPQSKNQYDAKYFLGASYDKAGETQDALQYYSMVVQENRSTYVAAAAQKSAELEISRGNFSNAVSNFKVLLKNAENKKEQTTAWIGLMDTYYALKNYDSTLAYAREVINIGNVVPGGIGKAQLYMGKVPYDRGDYTKAIEEFKKVAQANKDEYGAEAKYWIAMIQFKEKKYTEAEATIFELSKQFEGIDFWRVRSFILLADVYMGMNEKAQARATLQSIIENSEDAEAVSLAKLKLTEIESK